A single genomic interval of Peribacillus sp. FSL H8-0477 harbors:
- a CDS encoding DUF1641 domain-containing protein produces MSESIAQTNEQAAALASTQEKLDILDQLLNPEVQESLTALVEQLPKLTELVTVMTKSYDFVQAISTDEVLKSDTVGAITEIAGPVVGSLKNVAATTLEAKERAENSTESIGLFGLMKMMKDPQAQKMFRFMNAFLQVNAENNNKK; encoded by the coding sequence ATGTCAGAATCAATCGCTCAAACAAATGAACAAGCAGCAGCATTGGCTTCAACTCAAGAAAAACTGGATATTTTAGATCAACTACTTAATCCAGAAGTTCAGGAGTCTTTGACGGCTCTAGTTGAACAACTTCCAAAATTAACGGAATTGGTAACTGTTATGACGAAGTCTTATGACTTTGTTCAAGCAATATCTACTGATGAAGTTCTTAAAAGCGATACTGTAGGAGCTATTACTGAAATTGCAGGACCGGTGGTAGGTTCATTGAAAAATGTTGCAGCAACTACACTTGAAGCAAAAGAACGCGCTGAAAATAGTACGGAATCAATCGGCCTTTTTGGTCTAATGAAAATGATGAAAGATCCACAAGCTCAAAAAATGTTCCGTTTCATGAATGCTTTTCTACAAGTTAATGCCGAAAATAATAACAAAAAATAA
- a CDS encoding glycoside hydrolase family 3 protein has translation MKKYMKLFLISMAVVGLAVTQVLGVSGSNVEAAPAKHSSTKLIIDLNVPQIKGQFKDNKIELHALRIYKDGHFEKAEKKLEWRSSNQRVASVSKAGKVTLSGRSGTTIITVKNGVLTDKITIRNSKKGAVITPTKDKKGKYNIIDNAVAKMTVKEKIGQMLMPDFRTWNGQNVTQMLPEIKQLVKDYHLGGVILFRENVETTEQTTKLVHDYQATAEKYGLLMTIDQEGGIVTRLQSGTDMPGNMALGAARSEELTRKVSSAIGEELHSLGINMNLAPSLDVNNNPDNPVIGVRSFGEDPVLVANMGKAYIKGLQDTGVAATAKHFPGHGDTAVDSHLGLPEVPHDLERLKKVELYPFQQAMDAGIDAIMTAHVTFPKIDNTKAISKQDGTEISIPATLSEKVLTGLMREEMGYQGVIITDAMNMQAISSHFGPVDAAIRTVKAGTDIVLMPVGLKDAAEGLYSAVKTGEVSEKRINQSVKRILTLKVNRGIIKAEEEKNIAEKVKNAQLVVGSATHKQIEKEAAAKSITLVKNEAALPLKATQKEKVVVIGSTYLTELETEIKKYHQNVQVISTTKPLTDEQLAGIQDAKTIILGTMTSTVSGRAPNSDQMKLANQLTSGQIPVIGIGIRNPYDVMAYPNVDAYLVQYGFRRASFEASAATIFGQNNPTGKLPITIYNSGGDVLYGFGHGLNY, from the coding sequence ATGAAAAAGTATATGAAGCTATTTCTTATTTCAATGGCAGTAGTAGGCCTGGCCGTCACACAGGTTTTAGGCGTTTCAGGAAGCAATGTTGAAGCGGCTCCGGCCAAACATAGCTCAACGAAACTCATTATTGATTTAAATGTTCCGCAGATAAAGGGGCAATTTAAAGATAACAAAATTGAACTCCATGCACTCCGTATCTATAAGGATGGACATTTCGAGAAAGCAGAAAAAAAATTGGAATGGAGATCATCTAACCAGCGAGTCGCTTCTGTATCGAAAGCAGGAAAAGTGACTCTGTCTGGGCGCAGTGGTACAACCATTATTACGGTAAAGAATGGCGTTTTAACTGACAAAATTACGATCAGAAATTCAAAAAAAGGAGCAGTTATCACGCCAACAAAGGATAAAAAGGGGAAATACAACATCATTGATAATGCTGTAGCAAAAATGACAGTGAAGGAAAAAATCGGACAGATGCTTATGCCTGACTTCCGAACTTGGAACGGACAGAATGTGACACAAATGCTTCCAGAAATTAAACAGCTTGTTAAGGATTATCATCTTGGAGGAGTTATTTTATTCAGAGAAAATGTCGAGACAACTGAGCAGACGACTAAACTTGTACATGATTATCAAGCAACCGCTGAAAAGTATGGGCTGTTAATGACGATTGATCAAGAAGGCGGCATTGTTACTCGACTCCAATCAGGAACCGATATGCCAGGCAATATGGCGCTTGGAGCTGCAAGGTCTGAAGAACTGACAAGAAAGGTGTCTTCAGCGATAGGTGAAGAATTACATTCGCTGGGGATTAATATGAATTTAGCACCGTCATTAGATGTGAATAATAATCCCGATAACCCAGTCATTGGAGTACGATCATTTGGAGAAGATCCAGTGCTTGTTGCCAATATGGGAAAAGCCTATATTAAAGGGCTTCAAGATACGGGTGTCGCAGCCACAGCTAAGCATTTCCCCGGTCACGGAGATACGGCGGTAGATTCTCACTTAGGATTGCCTGAAGTACCCCATGATCTTGAACGCCTTAAGAAAGTCGAATTATATCCATTTCAGCAGGCTATGGATGCAGGCATTGATGCAATTATGACTGCTCATGTCACGTTCCCAAAAATTGACAATACCAAAGCGATTTCCAAACAAGATGGAACGGAGATTTCAATTCCTGCGACTCTTTCTGAAAAAGTTTTAACGGGCTTAATGAGAGAAGAAATGGGTTACCAAGGAGTCATTATTACAGATGCAATGAACATGCAAGCAATCAGCAGCCATTTCGGTCCAGTCGATGCTGCGATACGTACGGTAAAAGCAGGAACGGACATTGTGTTAATGCCTGTTGGATTAAAAGATGCTGCTGAGGGACTCTACAGTGCAGTGAAAACGGGTGAAGTCTCAGAAAAGCGCATTAATCAGTCAGTAAAAAGAATTCTAACACTTAAGGTTAACCGCGGAATTATTAAGGCTGAAGAAGAGAAGAATATCGCTGAAAAAGTGAAAAATGCCCAATTAGTCGTAGGCTCGGCAACACATAAACAAATAGAAAAAGAAGCAGCTGCAAAATCCATTACATTAGTGAAAAATGAAGCTGCACTCCCTTTAAAAGCAACTCAAAAAGAAAAGGTCGTTGTCATTGGCAGTACGTATCTTACTGAGCTAGAAACAGAGATTAAGAAATATCATCAAAATGTTCAAGTCATTTCCACTACAAAACCACTAACTGACGAGCAATTAGCTGGGATTCAAGATGCGAAAACGATTATTTTAGGAACAATGACCTCAACTGTGAGCGGCCGGGCGCCAAACAGCGACCAGATGAAGCTTGCTAATCAGCTTACATCAGGACAAATTCCTGTGATTGGTATTGGAATCAGAAATCCATATGATGTAATGGCTTATCCAAATGTTGACGCCTACTTAGTTCAATATGGATTTAGACGTGCTAGTTTTGAAGCATCAGCTGCAACTATTTTTGGCCAAAACAATCCAACAGGAAAACTACCAATTACTATCTATAACAGTGGTGGTGATGTTCTCTATGGGTTTGGACATGGTTTAAACTATTAG
- a CDS encoding gamma carbonic anhydrase, producing MPVYPYKNKIPQIAESVYLAENTIITGDVTIDAESTIWFNSVIRGDVAPTIIGKKVNIQDNSILHQSPNNPLIIEDEVTIGHQVILHSCKVRKGALVGMGSIILDKAEIGEGAFIGAGSLVPQGKVIPPNTLAFGRPAKVIRELTEEDKRDMERIVNEYAEKGQYYKHTAPLE from the coding sequence ATGCCAGTGTACCCATATAAAAACAAAATACCTCAAATTGCTGAAAGCGTTTATCTTGCTGAGAATACGATAATAACAGGTGATGTTACCATTGATGCTGAATCAACCATTTGGTTCAATTCCGTCATTCGAGGGGATGTTGCTCCAACTATTATCGGAAAAAAAGTTAACATTCAGGATAATAGTATTTTACACCAAAGCCCTAATAATCCACTGATTATTGAAGATGAAGTGACTATTGGACATCAAGTTATTCTTCATAGCTGTAAAGTTAGGAAAGGTGCACTTGTTGGAATGGGCTCAATCATTCTTGATAAAGCTGAAATCGGTGAGGGTGCATTTATCGGAGCCGGCAGTTTAGTCCCTCAAGGAAAAGTGATTCCACCTAACACATTGGCCTTCGGAAGACCGGCTAAAGTCATCCGGGAGCTGACGGAAGAGGACAAACGTGACATGGAGCGCATCGTAAACGAATATGCCGAAAAGGGCCAATATTATAAACACACTGCTCCACTAGAATAA
- a CDS encoding NAD(P)/FAD-dependent oxidoreductase — protein sequence MSKKIVILGAGYGGLLAALTVRKYLTADEAKVTVVNQYPTHQIITELHRLAAGSIAEQAIAMPLEKLLRGKDVKLKIAKVETFSADTKEVKLNDGSTLTYDALVVALGSTTAYFGIPGLEENSLVLKSAKDANFINQHIEERIAAYAKTKNPADAAILIGGGGLTGIELVGEIADRMPALAKRHGINPSEIKLMLVEAGPKVMPMLPDHLIERATTSLEKRGVTFLTGLPVTGVEGNVIDLKDGQKIVANTFVWTGGVQGNPLVGQSGLEVNRGRATVNEFLQSTSHNDVFIAGDSAVFFGPDGRPYPPTAQIAWQMGENVGYNLYAYLEGKSFETFSPINSGTLASLGRKDAVASIGASGTSLKGLPATLMKEASNVRYLAHIKALYTLVH from the coding sequence ATGTCAAAGAAAATAGTCATCTTAGGAGCAGGTTATGGCGGATTACTAGCAGCTTTAACTGTTCGCAAATATTTAACAGCTGATGAAGCAAAAGTTACAGTAGTAAACCAATACCCAACACACCAAATTATTACTGAATTACACCGTTTAGCAGCAGGAAGTATTGCTGAACAAGCAATCGCTATGCCGTTAGAAAAACTTCTTCGCGGGAAAGATGTTAAACTTAAGATTGCTAAAGTTGAAACATTCTCAGCGGATACTAAAGAAGTGAAACTTAATGACGGATCTACATTAACATATGATGCTCTTGTCGTTGCTCTTGGCAGCACAACAGCTTACTTCGGGATCCCTGGTCTTGAAGAAAATAGCTTAGTTCTAAAATCTGCTAAAGATGCAAACTTCATCAATCAACATATTGAAGAACGTATTGCAGCTTATGCAAAAACTAAAAATCCAGCTGATGCAGCTATCCTAATCGGCGGCGGCGGACTAACAGGAATCGAATTAGTTGGTGAAATCGCTGATAGAATGCCTGCACTTGCTAAACGTCATGGAATTAATCCAAGTGAAATTAAATTGATGCTTGTTGAAGCAGGTCCAAAGGTTATGCCAATGCTTCCTGATCATTTAATTGAACGTGCAACAACCAGCCTTGAAAAACGCGGCGTAACATTCCTAACAGGTCTTCCTGTAACAGGCGTTGAAGGAAATGTGATCGACCTTAAAGACGGTCAAAAAATCGTTGCGAATACATTCGTATGGACTGGCGGCGTACAAGGAAATCCACTTGTAGGACAATCAGGTCTTGAAGTGAACCGTGGACGTGCAACAGTTAATGAATTCCTTCAATCAACATCACACAACGATGTTTTCATTGCTGGAGACAGTGCTGTATTCTTTGGCCCAGACGGTCGCCCATATCCGCCGACTGCACAAATCGCTTGGCAAATGGGAGAAAACGTAGGGTACAACCTTTACGCATACCTTGAAGGCAAATCGTTCGAGACATTCAGCCCAATTAACTCAGGTACACTTGCGAGCCTAGGCCGTAAAGACGCTGTAGCATCAATTGGTGCAAGCGGAACATCACTTAAAGGACTTCCTGCAACATTGATGAAGGAAGCAAGTAATGTACGTTATTTAGCTCATATCAAAGCTCTTTACACATTAGTACATTAA
- a CDS encoding alpha/beta hydrolase: MWKWEAEGSPKAVIVMVHGAMEHHGRYKWLSQMWRSAGYHVIMGDLPGQGMTTRAYRGHINSFDQYLNEVRTWIEEAYEYALPVFLLGHSMGGLIAIRLLQEDELEIAGVILSSPCLGLVTQPPKLLGAASLGLNIALPKLRIDAGLKPELVTRNLEIQEEDLNDSLYVTKVSVRWYRELLGAIKEAFEDIPEFQDVPMLLMQGGDDKVVDKRPVREWFNYNQCSEKQFKEWHGLYHEIFNEPERNDVFTYALSFVETRLKTLGYVVQ, encoded by the coding sequence ATGTGGAAATGGGAGGCTGAAGGAAGCCCGAAAGCTGTAATTGTTATGGTACATGGAGCAATGGAACATCACGGCCGATATAAATGGCTGTCACAAATGTGGCGCTCTGCTGGGTATCATGTTATTATGGGGGACCTTCCAGGCCAAGGAATGACAACAAGAGCCTATCGAGGACATATTAATTCATTTGACCAGTACTTAAATGAGGTCAGGACCTGGATTGAGGAGGCATATGAATATGCCCTTCCAGTCTTCCTGCTGGGACACAGCATGGGCGGCTTGATTGCTATTAGACTTTTACAAGAAGATGAACTAGAAATAGCCGGCGTCATCCTTTCTTCACCATGTTTAGGACTGGTAACACAGCCGCCTAAGCTACTTGGCGCGGCTTCACTAGGATTAAATATCGCGTTGCCTAAATTAAGAATTGATGCGGGTCTCAAACCTGAACTTGTTACGAGAAATTTAGAAATCCAAGAAGAAGATCTAAACGATTCCTTATATGTTACGAAGGTTTCGGTTCGCTGGTATCGTGAACTGCTGGGCGCAATTAAGGAGGCCTTTGAGGATATTCCTGAATTTCAGGATGTTCCAATGCTATTAATGCAGGGCGGCGATGATAAGGTAGTTGACAAGCGCCCTGTTAGAGAATGGTTTAATTATAATCAATGCAGCGAAAAGCAATTCAAAGAATGGCACGGACTATATCATGAAATCTTTAATGAACCAGAAAGAAACGATGTATTCACATATGCGCTCAGTTTTGTCGAAACCCGCCTGAAGACGCTAGGATATGTAGTTCAATGA
- a CDS encoding exo-beta-N-acetylmuramidase NamZ family protein — MKKWLACIMTLLLIMTVYSSATADKNKHDKQPKFRLGVDVLLQDKIKTLKNKRVGIITNPTGVNQDLTSIVDLMSSHKEINVTALYGPEHGVRGSAQAGQYVDFYTDPKTGLPVYSLYGVTKKPTPEMLENVDVLVFDIQDVGSRFYTYIYTMALAMEAAKENNKEIIVLDRPNPLGGQEVEGPVLEDKYSSFVGEFPIPVRHGMTVGELALLFNKEFNIGADLTVVKMEGWKRYQHYDETPLEWVLPSPNMPTLETASVYPGAALIEGTNLSEGRGTAKPFELIGAPFINGDELAENLNKLDLPGVLFRSASFTPSFSKHANVLSHGIQIHVTNRNAYKPFETGLHIVKTVHDMYPNDFAFRTPGSNGISFFDNLVGNGSIRQGIEQGKTVKQMKAEWKNGLKDFMDVRKNYLLYK, encoded by the coding sequence ATGAAAAAATGGCTCGCTTGTATAATGACTTTACTGCTCATCATGACCGTTTATTCATCGGCAACCGCCGATAAGAATAAACACGATAAACAGCCCAAGTTCCGTTTAGGGGTTGATGTCCTATTGCAGGATAAAATAAAAACGTTGAAAAACAAACGTGTGGGGATTATTACAAATCCAACTGGTGTAAACCAGGATTTAACAAGTATTGTGGATCTGATGTCGAGTCATAAGGAGATCAATGTAACAGCCTTATACGGACCTGAACATGGGGTAAGAGGAAGTGCACAGGCTGGACAATACGTTGACTTTTATACAGATCCTAAAACCGGACTGCCAGTTTATAGCCTCTATGGAGTAACGAAAAAGCCGACACCAGAAATGCTGGAAAACGTAGATGTACTCGTATTTGATATTCAAGATGTAGGAAGTCGATTCTACACGTACATTTATACAATGGCATTAGCTATGGAAGCAGCCAAAGAGAATAATAAAGAAATTATTGTGCTGGACCGGCCTAATCCGCTTGGCGGTCAGGAAGTAGAAGGTCCCGTACTGGAAGATAAATACTCTTCATTTGTTGGAGAATTTCCTATTCCTGTACGCCACGGGATGACAGTAGGGGAGCTTGCTTTACTCTTTAATAAAGAGTTTAACATCGGTGCTGATTTAACAGTGGTAAAAATGGAAGGCTGGAAACGATATCAGCATTATGATGAAACGCCGCTTGAATGGGTCTTGCCATCTCCAAACATGCCGACACTCGAAACTGCATCTGTTTACCCAGGTGCAGCATTAATTGAAGGAACAAATTTATCAGAGGGCAGAGGAACAGCAAAGCCCTTTGAATTAATCGGCGCTCCATTTATTAATGGAGATGAACTAGCAGAGAACTTGAATAAGCTTGATCTTCCAGGTGTTCTGTTTAGATCAGCTTCCTTTACACCAAGCTTCTCTAAGCACGCAAATGTTCTTTCTCATGGAATTCAAATTCACGTAACGAATCGTAATGCGTACAAACCATTTGAAACAGGGCTCCATATTGTGAAAACGGTCCATGATATGTATCCAAATGACTTTGCCTTTAGGACCCCTGGTTCAAACGGAATATCATTTTTTGATAACTTGGTTGGAAATGGTTCAATCAGACAAGGCATTGAACAAGGAAAAACAGTAAAGCAAATGAAAGCAGAATGGAAAAATGGTTTAAAAGACTTTATGGATGTCCGAAAAAACTACCTTCTGTATAAATAG
- the pckA gene encoding phosphoenolpyruvate carboxykinase (ATP), producing MNTLDISNELHQLLSGNNIHVQLSVPQLVEKVLSRNEGQLTSTGAVKAETGKYTGRSPKDKYIVDEKAVHEKIDWGTVNQPISSEVFAKLYDKVLQYLKQKDEVFVFKGFAGADKQHQLPIQIINEYAWHNLFAHQLFIRPNEEDLQDHLSEFTVISAPNFKADPAVDGTQSETFIIISFERRTVLIGGTEYAGEMKKSIFSVMNFLLPEKGILPMHCSANVGREGDVALFFGLSGTGKTTLSADSNRKLIGDDEHGWSSNGVFNIEGGCYAKCINLSREKEPQIFDAIRFGAVLENVVLNPDTRIADYDSSALTENTRAAYQIQSIDNIVDPSVAGHPTTIIYLTADASGVLPPISKLTKEQAMFHFLSGYTSKLAGTERGITSPEATFSTCFGSPFLPLPAVRYAEMLGEKIDEHSAKVFLVNTGWTGGEYGVGSRMKLAYTRAMVQAALEGELTNVETIKDEVFGFDIPLHVPGVPDEVLQPTRTWEDKDAYKAKAIELAQKFNENFKQFSNVASTIKDLGGPLVK from the coding sequence ATGAATACGCTTGATATCTCAAATGAGTTACACCAATTATTATCCGGTAACAACATACATGTGCAGCTTTCTGTACCTCAATTAGTGGAAAAAGTATTAAGCCGCAATGAAGGGCAGCTCACGTCAACAGGAGCTGTAAAAGCTGAAACCGGAAAATACACAGGACGTTCTCCTAAGGATAAATATATAGTAGATGAAAAAGCGGTTCATGAAAAGATTGATTGGGGGACTGTAAACCAACCGATTTCTAGTGAAGTATTCGCAAAGTTATACGATAAAGTCCTGCAATATTTAAAACAAAAAGATGAAGTATTTGTTTTCAAAGGCTTTGCAGGTGCCGATAAACAACATCAATTACCCATTCAAATCATTAACGAATACGCTTGGCATAATCTGTTTGCCCATCAATTATTTATTCGGCCAAATGAAGAAGACCTTCAAGATCATTTATCAGAATTTACGGTCATATCAGCACCAAACTTTAAAGCCGATCCAGCCGTAGATGGTACACAGTCTGAAACGTTTATTATTATTTCTTTTGAACGCAGGACGGTATTAATCGGCGGTACTGAATACGCAGGAGAAATGAAAAAGTCCATTTTTTCAGTTATGAACTTTCTTCTTCCTGAAAAAGGGATTCTTCCAATGCATTGTTCAGCCAATGTCGGCCGAGAAGGCGATGTCGCATTATTCTTTGGTCTATCAGGAACTGGAAAGACCACATTATCTGCAGACTCTAACCGAAAATTAATTGGTGATGATGAGCATGGCTGGTCTTCAAACGGCGTATTCAATATTGAAGGCGGCTGCTATGCAAAATGCATCAATCTGTCTCGTGAGAAAGAACCTCAAATCTTCGATGCCATTCGTTTTGGTGCCGTTCTAGAGAATGTAGTTCTTAACCCGGATACCCGTATTGCGGATTATGACAGCAGTGCCTTGACGGAAAATACACGCGCTGCCTACCAAATACAATCGATTGATAATATTGTTGATCCAAGTGTGGCAGGTCACCCAACAACAATTATCTACCTAACTGCTGATGCATCAGGCGTATTGCCTCCAATCAGTAAACTAACGAAAGAACAAGCCATGTTCCATTTCTTAAGCGGCTATACGAGTAAATTAGCTGGAACGGAGAGAGGTATCACTTCGCCTGAAGCTACGTTCTCCACTTGCTTTGGTTCCCCATTCCTGCCGCTTCCTGCAGTCCGCTATGCAGAAATGCTAGGCGAAAAAATTGATGAGCACAGTGCAAAAGTATTCCTCGTCAATACAGGTTGGACTGGCGGCGAGTACGGCGTCGGCAGCCGAATGAAGCTTGCTTATACAAGAGCCATGGTACAGGCAGCACTAGAAGGGGAATTAACCAACGTCGAAACCATCAAGGACGAAGTATTTGGCTTTGACATTCCACTACATGTGCCCGGCGTTCCAGACGAAGTGCTCCAGCCTACACGAACATGGGAAGACAAAGATGCCTATAAAGCTAAAGCCATCGAACTAGCACAAAAATTCAATGAAAACTTCAAACAATTTTCAAATGTAGCCAGTACAATTAAAGATTTAGGCGGCCCATTAGTCAAATAA
- the metK gene encoding methionine adenosyltransferase has product MSKKRRLFTSESVTEGHPDKICDQISDSILDAILAKDANARVACETSVTTGLVLVAGEITTSTYVDIPRIVRDTIAGIGYTRAKYGFDAETCAVLSSIDEQSADIAAGVDEALESREGQMTDDQINAIGAGDQGLMFGFACNETEELMPLPISLAHKLSRRLSEVRKNGTLDYLRPDGKTQVTIEYDENNKPVRVDTIVISTQHSPDVTLEQIQRDLKEHVINVVVPSELIDAETKYFINPTGRFVIGGPQGDAGLTGRKIIVDTYGGYARHGGGAFSGKDPTKVDRSAAYAARYVAKNLVAAGLADKVEVQLAYAIGVAKPVSIAVDTFGTGKVDEDILVDLVSANFDLRPAGIIKMLDLRKPIYKQTAAYGHFGRTDVDLPWERTDKAASLKEQAKA; this is encoded by the coding sequence ATGTCAAAGAAACGTCGTTTATTTACTTCTGAGTCTGTGACAGAAGGACATCCGGATAAAATTTGTGATCAGATTTCAGATTCAATTCTGGATGCTATCCTAGCTAAGGATGCAAATGCACGTGTTGCATGTGAAACATCTGTTACAACTGGTTTAGTTTTAGTTGCTGGTGAAATTACTACTTCTACCTATGTAGATATTCCAAGAATCGTACGTGATACAATTGCTGGTATTGGATACACACGCGCAAAATATGGTTTTGATGCTGAAACATGTGCTGTATTAAGTTCAATTGATGAACAGTCAGCAGATATTGCTGCTGGAGTCGATGAAGCTCTTGAATCTCGTGAAGGCCAAATGACTGATGATCAAATTAATGCAATTGGTGCTGGAGATCAGGGATTGATGTTTGGGTTTGCTTGTAACGAAACAGAAGAACTTATGCCGCTGCCTATTTCATTGGCTCATAAGCTTTCTCGTCGTCTGTCAGAAGTCCGTAAAAATGGAACGTTAGATTACCTTCGTCCAGATGGAAAAACTCAGGTAACAATTGAGTATGATGAAAATAACAAGCCTGTCCGTGTAGATACCATTGTTATTTCGACTCAACATAGTCCTGATGTTACATTGGAACAAATTCAACGCGATTTAAAAGAACATGTCATTAATGTGGTAGTGCCTAGCGAGTTAATTGATGCTGAAACAAAATATTTCATTAATCCAACTGGCCGTTTCGTAATTGGAGGACCACAAGGTGATGCAGGTCTGACAGGTCGGAAAATTATTGTTGATACTTACGGTGGGTATGCTCGTCATGGCGGCGGTGCATTTTCTGGTAAAGATCCGACAAAAGTGGACCGTTCAGCTGCGTATGCTGCGCGCTATGTAGCGAAGAATTTAGTGGCAGCGGGTCTGGCTGATAAAGTAGAAGTACAGCTTGCTTACGCTATTGGTGTAGCTAAGCCGGTATCAATCGCTGTTGATACATTCGGTACAGGAAAAGTGGATGAAGATATTTTAGTGGACTTAGTCAGTGCGAACTTTGATCTTCGTCCTGCTGGAATTATTAAAATGCTCGATCTTCGTAAACCGATTTATAAACAAACTGCAGCGTATGGACATTTTGGCCGTACAGATGTAGATCTTCCTTGGGAACGTACAGACAAGGCAGCTTCTTTAAAAGAACAAGCAAAAGCATAA
- a CDS encoding tRNA (mnm(5)s(2)U34)-methyltransferase: protein MKLEKILPFASRLLKDSLTHGDIAVDGTVGNGFDTVFLADLVGEEGHVYGFDIQQAAIDQTEKKLASEKVTERCTLFTAGHEQVTYRIPEKHHGQIKAAIFNLGYLPGGDKSIITHFETTISSVEQLLDIMAPGGMIVLVIYHGHPGGAEERDHLLEYAAALSQHRAHVLQYQFINQVNDPPFILAIEKI, encoded by the coding sequence ATGAAACTAGAAAAGATCTTACCATTTGCCAGTCGTTTATTAAAAGACTCCTTAACTCATGGAGATATCGCCGTTGATGGAACAGTCGGAAATGGATTTGATACCGTTTTTCTTGCGGATTTGGTTGGTGAGGAAGGGCATGTTTATGGGTTTGACATTCAGCAAGCTGCGATTGATCAAACGGAGAAAAAGCTAGCATCCGAGAAGGTAACCGAACGATGCACATTATTTACTGCTGGACATGAACAAGTGACCTATCGTATTCCCGAGAAACACCATGGTCAAATAAAAGCTGCCATTTTTAATCTTGGTTATCTTCCTGGCGGCGATAAATCAATTATTACACATTTTGAAACGACTATTTCCAGTGTAGAACAGCTCCTTGATATTATGGCACCAGGCGGAATGATCGTCCTCGTTATTTACCATGGTCATCCTGGAGGAGCTGAGGAACGCGACCATTTACTCGAATATGCTGCCGCATTATCTCAGCATCGGGCACACGTCTTGCAATACCAGTTTATAAATCAAGTAAACGATCCCCCATTTATCCTTGCTATAGAAAAAATATAG